GGTAAGCAGTACAGTTCATTTTGCAATGTTACAGTAAATCCTCAACAGGCTCATGTTTAAGGGaaatctgcacttttttttttttttttttaattttgcccatcattcacaatccttatgtgagacatgagcacacgtcttaCTCTTCTCTGTGCGTTCTTTTTGCAACATTTGTAACTTAACTATGTgagttggaactgaactatgtgtgtgtgtgcgtgtgcatgtgcgtggaaatttccctacaatgtgtattttttttgcgtGTGGTTCGCAACGTAACAGCTGCTTTTAGGCAAGATCTTcatcttcctgtcatgtgtttcTCCTTTCTCTCCTTTctcagctcttatcaaatgcacttctgccatctagtggccgtttttatggcatgAACGTTGTTGAGATCATGCGTTTGGCTTATAAAGACGTCTAACCATGTTTTTGGTATTGAAGGTATATTAAAATACCTCCAACAAGGGTTTTATGggtttatatacatgctgtaaccatgtagtaacaggtgcatgtacgataacatgtaatacttgcagtatttcacCGTATTTTGGttcttccttcctgggtgcactgactagtaggcctgtcacgataacaaatttagcTAGTTGACGATTGTGCTGTAAATTATCGAtgataatttcaactttttttatgatggagcctatcccagctgatttcgggagagaggcggggtacaccctcgactggttgccagccaatcgcaggacacatatgcaaatcaaccattcacattcatacctatgggcaatttagagtcgccaattaacctaacatgttgcatgtttttggaatgtgggaggaaaccggagtacctggagaaaacccacggggagaacatgcaaactccacacaacaggaattggaacccagatcttcccgatctcctgactgtgtggctaacatgctaaccactaggcccccTTGCGGCCCGTGTCACAGACAGTCTCATTAAAATGTCTTTATGAGCGACGGCAAACAGCTAGCACCTAATTTGTTTGTGGCGAGGCACCACAAATATGaacgtatgggaaacactggagcGTGTAATTAATCATTAACACATACTTACAGTAAAAATAGTCTTAAGAAAATAAGGGATGTGCTCTGTGTCCCAGTATGGTGCTTTCattaaatatattgtatttattatgcatTCAGTTTAATAGAGCTGGATggcaatatgtttttttttaatgccaatgtttaatatctttgtttgtgtgtgtcaggatGGAGATATTCTTGCCTCCAGTTTTCCTGTGGACACACAGGTAGCCTACATCCTCAGCCTGGGAGTGGTCAAAGAGTTCAGGAAACATGGCATAGGTACTGTTCACTGTCTGAAGCACTCATGGCCACAGAAAACATGAATAATGCGTCCTCTTTCAGGCTCCCTACTGCTGGACAGTCTGAAGGAGCACATCTCGACGACAGCTCAGGACCATTGTAAGGCGATATACCTGCACGTTCTCACCACCaacaacactgccatccacttCTATGAGAACAGGGACTTTAAGCAACACCACTACCTGCCCTACTACTACTCCATACGGGGCGTTCTCAAAGATGGATTCACATATGTTCTCTACATCAACGGGGGTCATCCACCTTGGACAATATTATATCCTTTTGTCGTTTTGGTGTCAATTTGTGCACGGACGGGACAAGTGATAGCAGTAGTAGGGATTTCATTGAGAGTCATTTATTCAGTTATGTGTTTATgagccaaatgtatttgtggtggtcaaagtgtatttgtggcgggttgccacaaataaatatttttagatTAGTCAATTTCGCAAGCTCAACCAATTTTTTAACAATCAATGGTTTATAAAAGGTTTTTCATAGCAGGTTAGCCCTGCCACAGATTTTTTTCTACTGCCTTTATTACATGTGGGAAGAATATTCTAGTTTtagttctgtttttttctatcATTTTTAACATCTGCAAAGCAATGAATGTGCATGGATTGTTTGCGTCGGTTATTCGTCGAATGAAGCGCAATCACACGACCTTTTTCCTTGACGCTGTGTCTCACTGACTATATCCAGCACATAGGTTCAACCTTAGCCAGCCTGAGCCCATGCTCGATCCCCCAGAGGCTGTACCGACAGGCCCAGTCTCTGCTGCGATCACTGTTGCCGTGGTCCAACATTGCCTCCAAGACCGGCATACAGTACAGCCGAACAATGTGACACAACAACGGCCAGGTTTGTATCTCCTTACGCATCACCTCACTTGCTATTTGCCTGCGTGTGTTTAGCCGTATAGATTCTCAAACTGGTCTTTACGTCcaatttttaacacttttagtAGAAATCCATGTTGACAACTTAGCGACATGTTTAGCAAGAAGGGGTACGggttaaaagtgaaagtcaggaTGTGTGTCTTGCTTGAAGTATCCACCGTGCAGCACCACAGGTTGTACATAAATACTGCCATGCAATGCCGGTTTCACGCCGGTCTAAAAGCTGCATCAACCCCTCCATAAAGCAGCTTGACAGACCAAAGAAGGCAGAGATTGGACACATTACTCTGTCGCCTGGCAAAGACTCACCTTCCTGGCGAAAACAAGACAGTGTGGCTCGCcgaacacgcatgggtgtccaaagtgtggcccgggggccatctgtggaacgtggctcattgcagaaataaaacaaaaacccagcaaaagtgggaaaaatagagcaaaagggcataatgtaactagaaaaaacgaaattattctgaaaaaaatatggcacaaacgccaattctgcaactttacagagtgaaattTGACAAATTAAAGGAAATGTTGCATTATagtataattttttattattgtgtaatatgcagtataaaacaatatatataatatacataataataataatataataatgaataaaatattattatacgTCAACATCATAACAGTgctttatttggtctaaaaaatgtagattgtgggacaataataataattaaagtacttttcttaaaatttatgttaacatctcgtctcgttcccgtgagttgggtgtctcgtgacacccctagtcaaCGGTGAAGCTTATCTGTCGTATGCGTTCACTCAGAAGTTGGGTCTGTCCCCTCTGGAGAATTTGAGTTGCTCCGTGGCTTTTGCCTGTGGAGTCGAGGCGTTTCGGTACCAGCCCATTCTGTCTGCACCTCAGGTGAAAGCGGAGGTAGTTCCTGCGTTTCCTAcacagacattttggacaacacacttcaaaTACACTACTGTGGGATCTCTTAAGACTAAATGGCGGTGTCACTGGACCGGCTTCTCATGTTTTCGCTCCCTTTTCTTTCAGGAGTAAGAAGAATACAGTTTCTCATCAGTCTTCCCTTGTGTCCACCAGGATGCACATCCTCAGCACGCTGTGTAGGACACAACCCTTCAACTATCAGCATATTACTCCTGATTCAATGCATgtttcacacacgcacacacagatctGGGTTTGTTGCTCCGTGCATGTTGCTAAACATGGTGGTTGCACTGCATCATGATCCAAAGTGCAATGTTGACAATACAGAGTGATTTGGGAGGAACCATTAGGATTTGTGGTTTGGCATTAGTTATAATGTCTGTCCCGTCAATACTGCACCCTTCCATAATTCCGACATTAGCGTGTTTTTAGCCAGTCATACCAAAGCTGAGGCATTTCAGACTTGCTTCTTAGCTCAGAGAAACAAGAAACGGGCACAGATTTTGGTGTGACGGGATTTAAACACCGAAAGGTCAAACTCTATATCTGCCTATATTTCTGCCTTGCTTCATCCAATTCACCACTGTCCTGTAGACTATGTATGTCTGCTGttggtatattatatatactaagGTAAAAGatttcatatttaatgtacagtGTGTCTTATATTGCTGCTGGCCGTTTGGAATAACCTCCACTTTCCCTTCTTGACTGGATAGAATGTGACGTATGGACCCAAGAACAAATAGCATTGGACTGTGAATCTAGCAATGCTTTTAATAAAAATAGACTCGTAGTGTAGAATAGAGTTAGTTATTTATTGGGAACAACGGAacataattattttaattttcaaatGTTG
This genomic interval from Dunckerocampus dactyliophorus isolate RoL2022-P2 chromosome 18, RoL_Ddac_1.1, whole genome shotgun sequence contains the following:
- the nat15 gene encoding N-alpha-acetyltransferase 60, which translates into the protein MSDVVPPTALSEVQLRFLCHDDIESVKLLCGDWFPIEYPDSWYQDITSNKKFFSLAATFRGGIVGMIVAEIKSRTKVHKEDGDILASSFPVDTQVAYILSLGVVKEFRKHGIGSLLLDSLKEHISTTAQDHCKAIYLHVLTTNNTAIHFYENRDFKQHHYLPYYYSIRGVLKDGFTYVLYINGGHPPWTIFDYIQHIGSTLASLSPCSIPQRLYRQAQSLLRSLLPWSNIASKTGIQYSRTM